The Spirosoma sp. SC4-14 DNA window CACAAACGACATTTATCGGGTTGTGTCATTGCTTTTCATCCTGATAACTACTACGATGACATGCCTACGGCATTGTTATGAAAAAGCCCTGATAAGCTATAGAAGCAATGTCGTCGTAAGAAGCTGCTTTAATGTAGTAACTTCTTGCGAAATGTGGCGTTCCGCTAACCGTTGTAGTGTGTGCGCTATTCAACGGGTCCCTTATGTATTGCCTGCCTGAGTTTTATGATGTCGACAGACATTACCAGCTCGTCTTCTTATAGCCTATGGTTGCATAGTACAGAATAAAGCCGAATAGTGGAAGCAGTAATGCATAAGCCATTTTAGGACTAATCGCATCGGTCAGGTAACCGTGTAACAGTGGCAGTAACGCACCACCCGAAATACCCATAATCAAAAGTGCCGAGCCGATTTTGGTGAATTTTCCTAACCGGTTAAGCGCCAGTGGCCACATAGCTGGCCAGATCGGCGCAAGCCCAAAACCCAGCAATGCTACGCAAAGAACCGATGTGAAACCACTGGTTAATAAAGTTGCCGTTGTGAAAACCAGGCCGTAAATAGCCCCAAACCGAAGCGACGTTTGCTGAGAAATCACTCGTGGAATCAGTACAATACCCAACACATAGCCCGCCAGTAAGCCATAAAGCGTATAGGTCGTAAAATACTTAGCTTCTTCGTTATCGAAACCTAGGGCTTTACCATAATTGATAATGGTATCGCCTGCAATTACTTCAGCCCCTACATAGCAGAATAACGCCAGAACGCCCAGCACAAGGTTTGGGAACTGCCACACGCTGGTATGAGAGGTTGCATCGGCTGGCGAATCGTCCTGCTCTTCCGATACTTCGGGTAAACTCGAAAACCGAATCAGAATGGCCAGTACAACCAGAACGGCCGTCAGAATCAGATAGGGTGTTACCACTTTCTCTAAGGACGCAGCGCCCGAAACTGCATTTCCGCCTGCCAGTAGCAAACCTCCAAAAATGAATTGACTGAAAATACCGGCCATTTTATTGGCGACACCCATAAAGCTAATTCGTTGAGCTGCGCTTTCGCGGGGGCCAAGAATCGTTGCATAAGGATTCGAAGCTGTTTGCAGAACGGTTAACCCGATACCAATCAGGAACAAACCTACCAGAAATAACGGGTAGGATACTGCCTTAGCAGCGGGCACAAAAATCAGCGTGCCAACGGCCATTACCAGTAGCCCTAACGACATACCGTTCTTAAAACCCGTTTTTTTCAGCACTGCCGATGAGGGAATGGCCATAAGCGTGTAGGAAATAAAAAACGCAAAAGCCACCAGATTAGACCCAACTGTGCTGAGATTGAACGCCTGTTTGAAGAAGGCAATCAGCACACTGTTGACCCAGGTTACGAAACCAAAAATGAAAAACAACGCACCAATAATCAGAAGAGGGATGGTGTAATTCGGACGAACCTGCGGAGTTGTTGCGGTTGGTGTCATGATTAGCAGTCAGTAAGAAAGCGTTTGGGGAGTAGGTTTCTATATTTTAAAATTTTTTACAAATTAAGAATAGAAATTGGAATCTTCCGTCAACAACACCTTAAAATTCGTTGTTCAGCGCGAAAA harbors:
- a CDS encoding sugar MFS transporter, which gives rise to MTPTATTPQVRPNYTIPLLIIGALFFIFGFVTWVNSVLIAFFKQAFNLSTVGSNLVAFAFFISYTLMAIPSSAVLKKTGFKNGMSLGLLVMAVGTLIFVPAAKAVSYPLFLVGLFLIGIGLTVLQTASNPYATILGPRESAAQRISFMGVANKMAGIFSQFIFGGLLLAGGNAVSGAASLEKVVTPYLILTAVLVVLAILIRFSSLPEVSEEQDDSPADATSHTSVWQFPNLVLGVLALFCYVGAEVIAGDTIINYGKALGFDNEEAKYFTTYTLYGLLAGYVLGIVLIPRVISQQTSLRFGAIYGLVFTTATLLTSGFTSVLCVALLGFGLAPIWPAMWPLALNRLGKFTKIGSALLIMGISGGALLPLLHGYLTDAISPKMAYALLLPLFGFILYYATIGYKKTSW